A region of Paenibacillus sp. 37 DNA encodes the following proteins:
- a CDS encoding ABC transporter permease, producing the protein MTSQAAVKPQESVSLFKDAMYRLATNKAAMISLSVLVLVVIFSLIGPTSLFTSYNYYSNDLLNANAAPSAEHWFGTDELGRDVWVRTWVGARVSLTVGLAAALIDLVIGVIYGAIMGFYGGRVDGIMNKFSEILYSLPYMLVVILLLVVLEPSLTTIIIALTITGWISMSWIVRGEIMQLKNRDFILAARSMGASTGRQLFRHLLPNAIGPILVTLTLSIPNAIFAEAFLSFLGLGVSAPRSSLGSMINDALTGWTLFPWRMWFPAGLMVLTMLAFNLLGDGLRDALDPKLRK; encoded by the coding sequence CTGACTAGTCAGGCAGCGGTTAAACCGCAAGAAAGTGTATCCCTTTTTAAAGATGCCATGTACAGACTTGCAACCAATAAGGCTGCTATGATCAGTCTGAGTGTATTGGTTCTTGTCGTGATTTTCTCTTTGATTGGTCCAACTTCTTTGTTTACAAGTTATAATTATTATTCCAATGATTTGTTGAATGCCAATGCAGCGCCGAGTGCGGAGCACTGGTTCGGTACGGACGAGCTTGGTCGTGACGTGTGGGTAAGAACTTGGGTAGGAGCACGTGTATCCCTTACTGTAGGTTTGGCCGCAGCCTTGATTGACCTTGTTATCGGGGTTATTTATGGAGCGATCATGGGTTTCTACGGTGGACGTGTAGATGGAATTATGAACAAGTTTTCCGAAATCCTTTACTCCTTGCCGTACATGCTTGTTGTAATTTTGTTGCTGGTTGTACTGGAACCAAGTCTGACAACGATTATCATTGCCCTCACCATCACAGGCTGGATCAGCATGTCATGGATTGTGCGTGGTGAAATTATGCAACTCAAAAACAGAGACTTTATTCTTGCTGCAAGGTCCATGGGAGCAAGCACAGGGCGTCAATTGTTCCGTCATTTGCTACCCAATGCAATAGGACCGATTCTTGTAACATTGACATTGTCTATTCCAAATGCAATCTTTGCCGAAGCGTTCCTGAGCTTCCTTGGATTGGGTGTATCAGCACCAAGATCTTCACTTGGTTCTATGATCAATGATGCACTTACAGGCTGGACGCTATTCCCGTGGCGGATGTGGTTCCCAGCAGGTCTGATGGTTCTTACAATGCTTGCATTTAACTTGCTCGGAGACGGTCTGCGCGACGCACTAGATCCGAAATTACGTAAATAG
- a CDS encoding ABC transporter permease, which yields MVKYVLKKLLFMLLSLFILASATFFLMKAIPGDPFTSEKKVSPEIRVLLEQKYGLDKPMYEQYLKYMGGIIKGDFGVSMKYLNRDVAGMIGETFTASLKLGVFAIVISIIVGVLLGLIAAVYHRKLIDDITMILAVIGIAVPSFLLASLLQYLFATKLGWFNVMGFDGPLDYVLPVAALSASPIAFIARLTRSSMLEVLHADYIKTAKAKGLKWPAIMFKHVVRNGILPVVTYVGPMTANIITGSVVIEQIFNIGGIGKVFVESITNRDYTMIMGITIFYGILLMLARFFTDIAYVLIDPRIKLESRKGA from the coding sequence TTGGTTAAGTATGTGTTGAAAAAACTATTATTTATGCTGCTATCGCTTTTCATACTCGCATCTGCAACCTTCTTCCTGATGAAGGCTATTCCGGGTGACCCTTTTACATCCGAGAAAAAAGTGTCGCCTGAAATTCGGGTCTTGCTGGAACAGAAGTATGGATTGGACAAACCGATGTATGAACAATACCTGAAGTATATGGGTGGAATCATTAAGGGAGATTTCGGAGTCTCAATGAAATATCTCAATCGAGATGTAGCCGGAATGATCGGCGAAACATTCACCGCTTCGCTGAAGCTTGGAGTATTTGCAATTGTTATCTCCATTATCGTGGGTGTTCTGCTGGGCCTTATTGCTGCAGTTTACCATCGTAAACTCATTGATGATATCACGATGATCCTGGCTGTCATAGGGATAGCTGTTCCGAGCTTCTTGCTTGCCTCACTATTGCAGTACCTCTTTGCTACTAAGTTAGGCTGGTTTAACGTTATGGGCTTTGATGGTCCATTGGATTATGTTCTTCCGGTTGCAGCGCTATCTGCATCTCCGATTGCTTTTATCGCTCGTTTGACGCGTTCAAGCATGCTTGAAGTATTACATGCAGATTATATCAAAACAGCTAAAGCCAAAGGTCTGAAATGGCCTGCAATTATGTTTAAACACGTTGTAAGAAACGGTATTCTACCAGTAGTAACTTATGTTGGTCCAATGACAGCGAATATCATCACAGGTTCCGTTGTAATTGAACAGATCTTTAACATCGGGGGAATTGGTAAAGTATTCGTAGAGAGTATCACAAACCGTGATTACACTATGATCATGGGGATTACGATTTTCTATGGTATCCTCCTGATGTTGGCTCGTTTCTTTACGGATATCGCTTACGTGCTGATTGATCCTAGAATTAAGCTGGAAAGCCGGAAGGGGGCATAA
- a CDS encoding ABC transporter substrate-binding protein, whose product MKRKSLLVLLTLILAFGTVLAACGSKNEGTGNTDTGSANEGNGLAKDQILKINLSAEPPTLDPAQAKDSQTNTVLKFLYEGLVRIDADGKEQAGVAKDWTISEDGLKYVFNLNPDAKWSNGDAITAEDFVRSWERALKPETASPYAYQLYYIKGAEGYNLSKDETYKGTKVTDFSQVGVKATDEHTLEVTLENPTPYFLGLTAFYTYYPVHASADTNDKFFTDYKNMIVNGPFVMDQYSKGQKIVVKKNDGYHAAADIKLAQIDMSLTNSSASELQAYKSGQLDYTGAPNGEIPSDQIPSVKAELPDEFKATGIASTYYYQFNVNEAPFNNVKIRKAFAMAIQRQLIVDKVTQGGQIPAFGFVPPGIRGENGEFRDEHKDDYFTENVEEAKALLAEGMKEEGYTTLPAVTLIYNTSDGHAKIALAVADMWKQNLGVDVKTENQEWGVFLENRQNQNFQVARAGWSADYNDPYNFLEMWTTGNTNNDSKFSNEQYDKDVKETVKSADPAARMAAFADAEKILIQDEMGVMPIYYYTNVSLTKPYLKGVQLDFSGAIDFTRAYLEEK is encoded by the coding sequence ATGAAAAGGAAAAGTCTATTAGTCCTTTTGACGCTGATTTTGGCGTTCGGTACCGTACTTGCAGCGTGCGGATCGAAAAACGAAGGCACAGGTAACACCGATACTGGTTCTGCAAACGAAGGAAATGGTCTTGCTAAAGATCAAATTCTGAAAATCAACCTGTCAGCTGAACCTCCTACGTTGGACCCGGCTCAAGCAAAAGACAGCCAAACCAACACAGTTTTGAAATTCTTGTACGAAGGTCTTGTACGCATCGATGCTGATGGTAAAGAACAAGCAGGCGTAGCTAAAGACTGGACAATCTCCGAAGATGGTTTGAAATATGTTTTCAACCTGAACCCGGATGCTAAATGGAGCAACGGTGATGCAATCACTGCCGAAGACTTTGTTCGTTCTTGGGAACGTGCTTTGAAACCGGAAACAGCTTCTCCATATGCTTACCAATTGTACTACATCAAAGGTGCTGAAGGTTACAACCTCAGCAAAGATGAAACATACAAAGGTACTAAAGTCACAGATTTTTCACAAGTAGGCGTTAAAGCTACTGATGAGCACACATTGGAAGTAACGTTGGAAAACCCAACACCTTACTTCTTAGGTCTGACAGCATTCTACACGTACTACCCAGTACATGCATCTGCTGACACAAATGACAAATTCTTCACAGACTACAAAAACATGATTGTTAACGGACCATTTGTAATGGATCAATATTCTAAAGGTCAAAAAATTGTTGTGAAGAAAAACGATGGTTATCATGCAGCTGCCGATATTAAATTGGCTCAAATCGATATGTCTCTGACAAACAGCAGTGCTTCCGAGCTGCAAGCTTACAAATCAGGACAATTGGACTACACTGGTGCACCTAACGGTGAAATTCCATCCGACCAAATTCCTTCTGTAAAAGCGGAATTGCCGGACGAGTTCAAAGCTACTGGTATTGCAAGTACGTACTACTATCAGTTCAACGTAAACGAAGCACCATTTAACAACGTTAAAATCCGTAAAGCATTTGCAATGGCAATTCAACGTCAGCTGATTGTTGACAAAGTTACACAAGGTGGACAAATTCCAGCATTCGGCTTTGTACCTCCAGGTATCCGTGGTGAAAACGGCGAATTCCGTGATGAGCACAAAGACGATTACTTCACAGAAAATGTGGAAGAAGCTAAAGCATTGCTTGCTGAAGGTATGAAAGAAGAAGGTTACACAACATTGCCAGCTGTTACGTTGATCTACAACACTAGTGATGGTCACGCAAAAATCGCTTTGGCGGTTGCTGACATGTGGAAACAAAATCTTGGTGTTGATGTGAAAACAGAAAACCAAGAGTGGGGCGTATTCCTTGAGAACCGTCAAAACCAAAACTTCCAAGTAGCTCGTGCAGGTTGGTCTGCTGACTACAACGATCCATACAACTTCTTGGAAATGTGGACTACTGGAAACACAAACAATGATTCCAAATTCAGCAACGAACAGTATGACAAAGATGTTAAAGAAACTGTAAAATCTGCTGATCCAGCTGCACGTATGGCTGCATTTGCTGACGCTGAGAAAATCCTGATTCAAGATGAAATGGGCGTTATGCCAATCTATTACTACACTAACGTATCTTTGACCAAGCCTTACCTGAAAGGCGTACAACTTGATTTCAGTGGAGCTATTGACTTCACGCGTGCATATCTGGAAGAGAAATAA
- a CDS encoding DUF3397 domain-containing protein, with product MGLFIVLSILPFFPFFLVYWGMYVWKKDKRNAMRMAMDVTTFFLVFSVSALFNLTFDSSFGFYLTLLLILLALGFIGGAQNRLKGKVDGGRMFRAVWRMAFIIMSFGYILFTLFGLFRYLMKQM from the coding sequence ATGGGACTTTTTATTGTGTTGAGCATATTGCCCTTTTTTCCGTTCTTTCTTGTCTATTGGGGCATGTACGTATGGAAAAAAGACAAACGGAACGCCATGCGGATGGCAATGGATGTAACTACTTTTTTTCTTGTTTTTTCAGTATCGGCGTTATTCAACTTAACATTTGATTCGAGTTTTGGTTTTTATCTGACATTATTACTCATACTACTAGCACTTGGATTTATCGGAGGTGCGCAAAATCGACTAAAGGGGAAGGTCGATGGGGGGAGAATGTTCCGGGCCGTATGGCGCATGGCCTTCATCATTATGAGTTTTGGGTATATTTTGTTTACTTTATTTGGATTATTTAGATACTTAATGAAACAGATGTAA